A genomic window from Pseudomonadales bacterium includes:
- a CDS encoding TatD family hydrolase, producing the protein MLVDSHCHLNYLDNPAGRLVSARARGVERFLCIGVDAAGIDAVLALAESEPDVWASAGLHPEAAAGTTDWIRPLLDHPRVVAVGETGLDYFHAEDADLQRAQREKFAEQLALAGETHLPVVVHTRSAESDTLDLMRAHPGVTGVLHCFTESWAMAASALDLGYYVSISGIVTFRNGANVREVARQIPTDRLLIETDSPWLAPVPHRGRTNEPAFVADTAAFLSELRGCTLEELGKSTTQNFLRLFSKIPAGAL; encoded by the coding sequence TTGCTGGTCGACTCTCACTGTCATCTCAACTATCTCGATAACCCTGCAGGGCGGCTGGTGTCTGCACGCGCGCGGGGTGTGGAGCGCTTTCTCTGCATCGGTGTCGATGCCGCCGGCATCGACGCGGTCCTTGCCCTGGCTGAGTCCGAGCCGGACGTGTGGGCCAGTGCCGGGCTGCATCCCGAAGCGGCGGCGGGTACCACGGACTGGATTCGACCGCTGCTCGATCATCCCAGGGTGGTGGCGGTCGGAGAAACGGGCCTCGACTACTTTCATGCGGAAGACGCCGACCTGCAGCGTGCGCAGCGCGAGAAGTTTGCCGAGCAGCTGGCCCTGGCGGGTGAGACGCATCTGCCGGTAGTGGTGCACACCCGTTCCGCCGAGTCCGACACCCTTGACCTCATGCGTGCCCACCCCGGTGTGACTGGCGTGCTGCACTGCTTCACCGAGTCATGGGCCATGGCGGCGAGTGCGCTGGATCTCGGCTATTACGTGTCGATATCCGGGATCGTGACCTTCCGCAATGGTGCCAACGTGCGTGAGGTGGCGCGTCAGATACCCACAGATCGGCTGCTCATCGAAACGGATTCGCCCTGGCTGGCGCCGGTACCGCACCGGGGCAGAACCAATGAGCCCGCCTTTGTCGCGGATACCGCGGCCTTCCTCAGTGAACTGCGCGGTTGCACGCTCGAGGAACTTGGAAAAAGCACGACGCAGAACTTTCTGCGCCTGTTCTCGAAAATCCCGGCGGGAGCGCTCTGA
- a CDS encoding FAD binding domain-containing protein: protein MTVSGAFAYVAPGTVADAIAVLEQCTKEKRRAQVLAGGTDLLVQLRGQDRSPRTLIDIKKIADTTKLDLGRTETFIGAALSSAVLNENPALVQRFPGLLEAADLIGSTQIQGRATLGGNLCNASPAGDSIPAMIANGAICVIAGQNGTRELPVENFVVGVGRNALQESEFLIGLKLPNPGPRTSDAYLRFIPRTEMDIAVAGCGVSLSFDAKGICTAARVAIGAVAPTALLVPAAAQALIGTAVDEAALQAAGAACSAAAVPITDKRGTEVYRRKVVGVLCRRAAAIARTRALA from the coding sequence ATGACAGTAAGCGGAGCGTTCGCCTATGTGGCGCCGGGCACCGTTGCCGATGCCATTGCCGTGCTCGAGCAATGCACGAAAGAAAAACGGCGGGCCCAGGTTCTGGCCGGTGGGACCGACCTGCTGGTGCAGCTGCGCGGTCAGGATCGCAGCCCCCGCACCCTGATCGACATCAAGAAGATCGCTGACACCACGAAACTCGATCTCGGCAGGACCGAAACCTTTATCGGGGCCGCGCTGTCCAGTGCGGTGCTGAATGAAAATCCGGCGCTCGTGCAACGTTTCCCGGGGCTGCTCGAGGCGGCCGATCTGATCGGCTCCACCCAGATTCAGGGTCGCGCCACCCTGGGCGGCAATCTCTGTAACGCGTCCCCGGCGGGTGACAGTATCCCGGCCATGATCGCCAACGGCGCGATCTGTGTCATTGCCGGGCAGAACGGCACCCGGGAACTGCCGGTGGAAAACTTCGTGGTGGGCGTGGGCCGCAATGCCTTGCAGGAGAGTGAATTTCTGATTGGCCTGAAACTGCCGAATCCTGGCCCGAGAACGTCCGACGCCTATCTGCGCTTCATACCCCGCACTGAAATGGACATCGCGGTGGCCGGTTGCGGGGTGAGTCTGAGTTTCGATGCTAAAGGGATCTGTACCGCGGCACGGGTCGCGATCGGTGCGGTCGCTCCCACCGCCTTACTGGTGCCGGCGGCTGCACAGGCGCTGATCGGCACAGCCGTGGATGAGGCGGCACTGCAGGCAGCTGGTGCTGCCTGCAGCGCCGCCGCAGTGCCCATTACCGATAAACGGGGCACCGAGGTCTACCGCCGCAAGGTCGTCGGCGTCCTGTGCCGACGCGCGGCCGCGATCGCCAGAACCCGTGCGCTGGCTTGA
- a CDS encoding HAD-IA family hydrolase yields MIEAVIWDFGGVLTTSPFEAFNRYEAERGYPQDFIRGINATNPEDNAWARFESSRISLDEFDLAFAAESAAAGHRIPGKEVVALLSGDIRPRMVQVLEHCKEHFRVACITNNVKSGSGPGMARDAERADAVGSVMALFDLVVESSVEGIRKPDPRIYLLACERLGVAPERAVFLDDLGINLKPARALGMQTIKVVDEAGAIDALYRVTGLPRD; encoded by the coding sequence GTGATCGAAGCAGTCATCTGGGATTTCGGTGGTGTGCTCACCACCAGCCCGTTCGAAGCATTCAATCGTTACGAAGCCGAACGCGGTTATCCGCAGGATTTCATCCGCGGCATCAATGCGACCAATCCCGAAGACAATGCCTGGGCAAGATTCGAATCGAGTCGAATCTCGCTGGATGAGTTCGATCTGGCATTTGCTGCCGAATCCGCAGCTGCCGGTCATCGGATTCCCGGAAAGGAAGTGGTCGCCCTGCTGTCCGGAGACATACGCCCGCGCATGGTGCAGGTGCTCGAGCACTGCAAGGAACACTTCCGGGTGGCCTGTATCACCAACAACGTGAAATCCGGCAGCGGCCCGGGTATGGCCCGGGACGCGGAGCGGGCGGACGCTGTCGGCTCGGTGATGGCGCTGTTCGATCTCGTGGTGGAATCCAGCGTCGAAGGCATCCGCAAGCCCGATCCCCGCATCTATCTGCTCGCCTGCGAGCGGCTCGGTGTCGCCCCGGAACGCGCGGTTTTTCTCGACGATCTGGGCATCAACCTGAAACCCGCCCGCGCGCTCGGCATGCAGACCATCAAGGTGGTGGACGAAGCCGGAGCAATCGATGCACTCTATCGTGTGACCGGACTGCCACGGGATTGA
- a CDS encoding (2Fe-2S)-binding protein, whose product MNNVQVSTSVNGAYVEFLCEPQQTLLEILRDTLSMTGTKEGCATGDCGACSVLVDGRLQCACLVLAVESQGSEITTIEGIATADGLHPIQQQFLDHAALQCGICTPGFIIATKALLDKNPDPDEETIRYWLAGNLCRCTGYDKIIRAVQAAATELAQEA is encoded by the coding sequence ATGAACAACGTGCAGGTATCGACTTCCGTGAACGGCGCCTATGTCGAATTTCTCTGTGAGCCACAGCAGACGCTTCTGGAAATTCTGCGGGATACCCTGTCGATGACCGGAACCAAGGAAGGCTGTGCGACCGGTGACTGCGGCGCGTGCAGTGTGCTGGTGGACGGTCGCCTGCAGTGCGCGTGCCTGGTGCTCGCGGTGGAGTCCCAGGGCAGCGAGATCACCACCATCGAAGGCATCGCGACAGCCGATGGACTGCATCCGATTCAGCAGCAGTTTCTCGATCACGCCGCACTTCAGTGTGGCATCTGCACACCGGGTTTTATCATCGCCACCAAGGCACTGCTCGATAAGAACCCGGATCCGGACGAAGAGACCATCCGTTACTGGCTTGCCGGTAATCTGTGCCGCTGCACGGGCTACGACAAGATCATCCGGGCCGTACAGGCTGCCGCAACCGAACTGGCTCAGGAAGCCTGA
- a CDS encoding SDR family NAD(P)-dependent oxidoreductase produces the protein MTYQPFDLSGKVAVITGGNGGIGLGMASGLARAGAQVSIWGTNDGKNSDALQQLAGIGPRVSSHLCDVADEAQVIDCFRKVLAEHGRVDGCFANAGIGGRNTAFEEMSAEEWRRVLAVNLDGVFHTFKHAAKHMRARAEAGDPGGRLIGTASLAAISGQARGEHYAATKGGLVSMIKALAVEYARYGVTAHSVLPGWIETSMTEGAFANPKFVDNVMKRIPMRRWGTPEDFAGIAVYLLSDASRYHTADTFLIDGGYFAF, from the coding sequence ATGACTTATCAACCTTTCGATCTTTCCGGCAAAGTCGCCGTCATCACCGGAGGCAACGGTGGCATCGGCCTCGGTATGGCCTCCGGACTCGCCCGGGCAGGTGCCCAGGTCAGCATCTGGGGGACGAACGACGGAAAGAATTCAGACGCCTTGCAGCAACTTGCAGGGATCGGTCCCCGGGTCAGCAGCCATCTCTGCGACGTGGCGGACGAAGCCCAGGTAATCGATTGCTTCCGGAAAGTACTGGCGGAGCACGGCAGGGTCGATGGCTGTTTTGCCAACGCCGGTATCGGTGGACGCAATACCGCATTCGAGGAGATGAGCGCCGAGGAATGGCGCCGGGTGCTGGCAGTGAATCTCGACGGTGTATTTCACACCTTCAAACATGCAGCGAAACATATGCGCGCGCGTGCCGAGGCGGGTGATCCGGGCGGCCGCCTGATCGGGACTGCATCACTGGCTGCCATATCCGGCCAGGCTCGGGGCGAACATTACGCGGCGACCAAGGGCGGGCTGGTTTCCATGATCAAAGCGCTGGCAGTGGAATACGCACGCTACGGCGTCACTGCGCACTCGGTGCTGCCGGGCTGGATCGAGACCAGCATGACCGAAGGCGCCTTTGCCAATCCGAAGTTCGTGGACAATGTGATGAAGCGGATCCCCATGCGCCGCTGGGGCACACCGGAAGACTTTGCCGGCATTGCCGTCTACCTGCTGAGCGACGCAAGCCGCTATCACACTGCCGATACCTTCCTCATCGATGGCGGGTATTTCGCATTCTGA
- a CDS encoding PilZ domain-containing protein has translation MAGKRGARNGILSLAIKDKAVLYAAYMPFIRNGGLFIPTKKEYDLGDEVFMLLNLMDEAEKLPVAGKVVWITPKGAGGTKAAGIGVQFNDQDDVARSKIETYLAGALQSDRHTHTM, from the coding sequence ATGGCAGGCAAGCGCGGCGCGAGAAACGGCATTCTCTCTCTGGCCATCAAGGACAAGGCGGTGCTTTACGCTGCCTATATGCCTTTCATCCGCAACGGTGGCCTCTTCATCCCGACCAAGAAAGAATACGATCTCGGTGATGAAGTCTTCATGCTGCTCAATCTCATGGACGAAGCCGAAAAGCTGCCCGTCGCCGGCAAGGTGGTCTGGATCACGCCCAAGGGGGCAGGTGGTACCAAGGCTGCCGGAATCGGTGTGCAGTTCAATGACCAGGACGATGTGGCGCGCTCGAAGATCGAAACCTATCTGGCCGGTGCCCTCCAGTCGGATCGTCATACCCATACCATGTGA
- a CDS encoding GNAT family N-acetyltransferase — protein MSAECLIRRGDMEDLDDLVRFQVAMAAESEDKGLDPQTLAAGVTHLISRPLEGFYLVAEVDGRAAGSLMVTFEWSDWRNGRFWWIQSVYVDPAFRRRGIYSALHQHVKDAAHADPESCGLRLYVEQENSGAQATYLALGMVQTHYRMFEEEF, from the coding sequence GTGAGCGCCGAATGTCTGATCCGTCGCGGAGACATGGAGGATCTCGATGACCTGGTGCGCTTTCAGGTGGCCATGGCCGCCGAAAGCGAAGACAAGGGACTCGATCCGCAGACCCTCGCTGCCGGCGTGACGCACCTGATCAGCCGTCCCCTCGAAGGGTTTTATCTGGTCGCAGAAGTCGACGGCAGAGCGGCGGGCTCGCTCATGGTGACCTTCGAATGGAGCGACTGGCGCAACGGTCGCTTCTGGTGGATTCAGAGCGTGTATGTGGATCCTGCCTTCCGCAGGCGCGGGATCTACTCCGCCCTGCACCAGCATGTGAAAGACGCAGCCCACGCGGATCCGGAGAGTTGCGGATTGCGGTTGTATGTGGAGCAGGAGAACAGCGGTGCCCAGGCAACCTACCTGGCTCTGGGCATGGTGCAGACTCACTACCGGATGTTCGAAGAAGAGTTCTGA
- a CDS encoding MoaD/ThiS family protein encodes MTRVVFPDHLLQMTGGVRELETRAATFRELLLELESRFPGSEKVLSRCAVAIDGQIYQDAFLETLTSDGEVFFMQRIEGG; translated from the coding sequence ATGACCCGGGTTGTGTTTCCCGATCACCTGCTGCAGATGACCGGCGGCGTGCGCGAACTCGAAACCCGGGCGGCCACCTTCCGCGAACTGCTCCTGGAGCTGGAATCCCGCTTCCCGGGTTCTGAAAAGGTGCTGAGTCGCTGCGCGGTTGCCATCGACGGGCAGATCTATCAGGACGCATTTCTCGAGACCCTGACAAGCGACGGCGAGGTCTTCTTCATGCAGCGCATCGAAGGCGGCTGA
- a CDS encoding xanthine dehydrogenase family protein molybdopterin-binding subunit: MAQAREYKSIGTRPVRPDGIDKVTGRAQFGADLNLPNMLHGRVLRSPHAHAKLLKVDLSGALAIPGVVAAISGADFPAGGTGALGGESGGDVGDVAKNVMARDKVLYHGHAVAAVAATSARLAEQALAAIKVEYQVLPAVLTLDAAMAADAPLLDENCFTKNLPEKATKPSNIAAVMTLARGNVEQGFEQADVIVEGEYRIPMAHQGYIEPHACIASINEGGQATVWCCTQGHFEFRAQTAKVLDMNIADLKFIASEIGGGFGGKTVIYLEPLAVLLSKKSRRPVKMIMSREEVFRATGPSSGTHCKVKVGAKKDGTITAAKAWLAYEAGAFAGAPMGPGAMSVFAPYDLENFQVDAFDVLLNKPKVAAYRAPGAPQSMHAMECTLDELARKLKMDPLELRLRNAADEGTQAPYGPKFPAIGLKACLEAARSHPNYTRPVPEGAGRGVAVGFWFNVGMQSSAEVHINEDGTATVIEGNPDIGGSRASMCLMTAETLGIPYERIRAVVGDTESTGFSNVTGGSRTTFATGMAVVQACEDIITQCRARAAATWGLNEDQVEWVDGQATPAPGVNADVKPLSLAELAANAARTGGPLLGRASLNAQGAGAAFAVNFADVRVDRETGKVDVLSYTAIQDAGTAIHPAYVEGQLQGGAVQGLGWALNEEYIFNADGVMENAGFLDYRIPVASDMPMIDTQIIEVPNPRHPFGVRGVGETPIVAPLAVAANAVRDAIGVRIRDLPLSPPRVLAAIDA; the protein is encoded by the coding sequence GTGGCACAAGCACGAGAATACAAGTCGATTGGAACCCGCCCGGTACGTCCGGACGGCATCGATAAAGTGACCGGCCGCGCCCAGTTCGGCGCGGATCTGAATCTGCCCAACATGCTGCATGGGCGCGTACTGCGCAGTCCTCATGCTCATGCGAAACTCCTCAAAGTCGACTTAAGTGGCGCACTCGCCATCCCCGGAGTGGTGGCAGCGATCAGCGGGGCGGATTTCCCCGCCGGTGGCACCGGTGCACTCGGCGGCGAGAGCGGCGGCGATGTGGGCGATGTGGCGAAGAACGTGATGGCCAGAGACAAAGTCCTCTACCACGGCCACGCGGTTGCCGCGGTGGCGGCGACTTCTGCCCGGCTGGCCGAGCAGGCCCTGGCGGCCATCAAAGTGGAATATCAGGTACTGCCCGCGGTGCTCACCCTGGATGCGGCCATGGCTGCAGACGCGCCGCTGCTCGATGAGAACTGCTTTACCAAAAACCTGCCGGAGAAGGCGACAAAACCGAGCAACATCGCTGCAGTGATGACTCTGGCCCGGGGTAATGTCGAGCAGGGTTTTGAACAGGCGGATGTGATCGTCGAAGGCGAATACCGGATTCCCATGGCCCATCAGGGTTATATCGAGCCCCATGCCTGTATCGCCTCCATCAACGAAGGGGGCCAGGCCACCGTGTGGTGCTGCACCCAGGGCCATTTCGAGTTCCGCGCTCAGACCGCGAAAGTACTCGATATGAACATCGCGGATCTGAAATTCATCGCCTCTGAAATCGGCGGTGGCTTCGGTGGCAAGACGGTCATCTACCTCGAACCCCTTGCCGTGCTTCTGTCGAAAAAGAGCCGGCGTCCGGTAAAAATGATCATGAGCCGGGAAGAAGTATTCCGCGCCACGGGACCCAGTTCGGGTACCCACTGCAAAGTGAAGGTCGGTGCGAAGAAAGACGGCACCATCACCGCCGCGAAGGCCTGGCTGGCCTACGAGGCCGGCGCCTTTGCAGGTGCGCCCATGGGCCCGGGCGCCATGTCCGTTTTCGCCCCTTACGACCTGGAGAATTTCCAGGTGGACGCTTTTGACGTGCTGTTAAACAAGCCGAAGGTCGCCGCCTACCGGGCCCCCGGTGCGCCCCAGTCCATGCATGCCATGGAATGCACGCTGGATGAACTGGCCCGCAAACTGAAGATGGACCCCCTGGAACTGCGACTGCGCAATGCTGCGGATGAAGGCACCCAGGCGCCTTACGGCCCAAAATTTCCGGCCATTGGTCTGAAAGCCTGTCTGGAAGCCGCTCGCAGCCATCCCAATTACACCCGCCCGGTCCCCGAAGGGGCGGGACGCGGGGTTGCCGTGGGCTTCTGGTTCAACGTGGGTATGCAGTCGAGCGCGGAAGTGCACATCAATGAGGACGGCACCGCCACCGTGATTGAGGGCAACCCGGATATCGGCGGTTCCCGGGCGTCCATGTGCCTGATGACGGCCGAGACCCTGGGCATTCCCTACGAACGCATCAGGGCGGTGGTGGGGGATACCGAAAGTACGGGCTTTTCCAATGTCACCGGCGGCAGCCGCACGACCTTCGCCACCGGTATGGCGGTGGTGCAGGCCTGTGAAGACATCATTACCCAGTGCAGGGCCCGGGCGGCCGCGACCTGGGGCCTCAATGAGGATCAGGTGGAGTGGGTGGACGGCCAGGCGACTCCGGCTCCTGGTGTCAACGCCGATGTCAAACCCTTGAGTCTTGCGGAACTCGCCGCTAATGCGGCACGGACCGGCGGTCCACTGCTGGGCCGGGCATCTCTCAACGCCCAGGGAGCGGGTGCGGCCTTCGCGGTGAATTTCGCGGATGTCCGCGTCGACAGGGAGACCGGCAAAGTGGATGTGCTCAGCTACACGGCCATTCAGGATGCGGGTACTGCCATTCATCCGGCCTATGTCGAAGGCCAGCTCCAGGGTGGTGCGGTTCAGGGCCTGGGCTGGGCGCTCAATGAGGAATACATCTTCAATGCGGATGGCGTCATGGAGAATGCGGGATTCCTCGATTACCGGATCCCGGTCGCATCCGACATGCCGATGATCGATACCCAGATCATCGAAGTGCCGAATCCCCGGCACCCCTTCGGGGTCCGTGGGGTCGGTGAGACGCCCATCGTCGCACCGCTGGCAGTGGCTGCCAATGCGGTACGGGATGCCATCGGTGTGCGGATCCGGGATCTGCCCCTGTCACCGCCGCGTGTACTCGCAGCCATCGACGCCTGA
- a CDS encoding alpha/beta fold hydrolase, with translation MTRLSVERLFDKAPLTLSLPSSLKFSSDGRTAACLQPGDDDRERLDLFRVDVASGALTRWLDARVLTASAGDGATRMSEAEKAERERKRQFSGGITGFFFVPGTPLVLIPIQGIGYLFDWATGQTRPFTPAGMRQTDFQVSPKGTSISYVRGNDLYCYAIESGQEVRITTDGDALIANGIADFIAAEEMHRFEGHWWSPDETRIAFTRTDESPVAVSNRYEIDAEEVRVIEQRYPFAGATNAQVSLKVYSMTDRQTQTIDYQYAPDDYLARVNWAGERLAVQVQSRNQQTLRLDLHDITRLRRRSALTESSPTWVNLHDNFHALEDGRFLWTSERSGSSQLYLCDPGDTQERPAKLSALTSGPGRVNRILQADIHQVLFTGWQETPTEQHVYRLSLADGERRPLTRTPAWHEASADRQGTRLLVSSSSLDRPASVQLLEVQNQSAHDITTQPLAQGHPYFPFLDAHCQPQLGTLKSEDGQVLHYRLSRPRADPPAAGHPLVVYVYGGPGAQRVRNEWAPLTLQLFAQRGFGVLELDNRGSANRSRDFEASLHRQLGQAEVRDQALGARFAQSLEWVDGERIGVFGHSYGGYMTLMCLVREPDLFKAGVAVAPVARWELYDTHYTERYLGTPADNPEGYRISSVLPHLEQLRGRLLLIHGMADDNVLFTHTTLLIRTLQSQNTPFEMMAYPGSKHALQEQDVSIHRFNLILDFFERTL, from the coding sequence ATGACCCGGCTGAGTGTTGAACGCCTCTTCGACAAGGCGCCGCTCACCCTGTCCCTGCCCTCTTCGTTGAAGTTCTCCAGCGACGGACGCACCGCCGCCTGCCTTCAGCCCGGGGACGACGACCGGGAGCGCCTCGATCTGTTCCGGGTAGATGTCGCCAGCGGTGCACTCACCCGCTGGCTGGATGCGCGAGTACTCACAGCTTCCGCCGGCGATGGTGCGACCAGGATGAGCGAAGCCGAAAAAGCCGAACGCGAGCGCAAGCGACAGTTCAGTGGTGGCATCACCGGATTTTTTTTCGTGCCGGGTACACCGCTGGTGCTGATTCCGATACAGGGTATCGGCTACCTCTTCGATTGGGCAACGGGTCAGACCCGCCCCTTCACCCCGGCGGGCATGCGTCAGACAGACTTCCAGGTATCCCCGAAAGGCACCAGCATCTCTTACGTGCGCGGCAACGATCTCTACTGCTACGCGATCGAATCCGGGCAGGAAGTGCGCATCACCACAGACGGCGATGCCCTGATTGCCAACGGCATCGCCGACTTTATTGCCGCCGAGGAAATGCACCGGTTTGAAGGACACTGGTGGTCGCCGGACGAAACCCGGATTGCCTTTACCCGCACCGACGAATCGCCTGTGGCGGTCTCGAACCGTTACGAGATCGACGCGGAGGAAGTCCGCGTCATCGAACAGCGTTATCCGTTCGCGGGGGCAACCAACGCGCAGGTGAGCCTCAAGGTCTACAGCATGACAGACCGGCAGACACAGACGATCGACTACCAGTACGCACCGGACGACTACCTCGCCCGGGTGAACTGGGCCGGAGAGCGGCTGGCCGTGCAGGTGCAGAGCAGAAATCAGCAGACACTGCGTCTCGACCTTCACGACATCACGCGTCTGCGCCGCCGGAGCGCTCTGACAGAGTCCTCTCCAACCTGGGTGAATCTGCACGACAACTTTCATGCCCTCGAAGATGGCCGGTTTTTATGGACCTCCGAGCGATCGGGCAGCAGCCAGCTGTACCTGTGCGATCCCGGTGACACACAGGAGCGTCCGGCAAAGCTGTCCGCACTGACCTCGGGGCCGGGCCGGGTCAACAGGATCCTCCAGGCCGACATTCACCAGGTCCTGTTCACCGGCTGGCAGGAGACACCCACCGAACAGCACGTCTACCGGCTGTCACTGGCGGATGGCGAACGCAGACCGCTGACCCGGACACCCGCCTGGCACGAAGCCAGTGCAGATCGCCAGGGCACCCGCCTGCTGGTGAGTTCCAGCAGTCTCGACAGACCTGCGTCAGTTCAGCTGCTGGAGGTACAGAACCAGTCTGCACACGACATCACCACCCAGCCCCTTGCACAGGGCCACCCCTATTTTCCCTTCCTGGACGCCCACTGTCAGCCGCAGCTCGGCACGCTGAAAAGCGAAGACGGCCAGGTGCTGCACTATCGTCTCAGCCGCCCGAGAGCCGACCCGCCCGCCGCGGGTCACCCGCTGGTGGTTTACGTATACGGCGGACCAGGTGCGCAGCGTGTACGCAATGAATGGGCGCCACTGACACTGCAGCTCTTCGCGCAACGCGGCTTCGGGGTACTCGAACTGGACAACAGAGGCTCTGCGAATCGAAGTCGCGACTTCGAAGCCTCACTCCACCGTCAGCTGGGTCAGGCGGAGGTCAGAGATCAGGCTCTGGGTGCGCGCTTCGCTCAGTCGCTGGAATGGGTGGATGGCGAGCGCATCGGCGTGTTCGGCCACAGCTATGGCGGCTATATGACCCTCATGTGTCTCGTCCGGGAGCCCGATCTTTTCAAGGCGGGGGTCGCGGTTGCACCCGTCGCCCGCTGGGAACTCTACGATACCCACTACACCGAACGCTATCTCGGCACGCCGGCAGACAACCCGGAGGGCTACCGGATCAGTTCGGTTCTGCCCCATCTGGAGCAGCTGCGCGGACGCCTGCTGCTGATCCACGGCATGGCGGACGATAATGTGCTGTTTACACACACCACACTGCTGATCCGCACCCTGCAGTCGCAGAATACGCCCTTCGAGATGATGGCCTACCCGGGGTCCAAACACGCACTACAGGAGCAGGATGTGTCCATTCACCGATTCAATCTGATACTCGACTTTTTCGAGCGCACGCTGTGA
- the pepQ gene encoding Xaa-Pro dipeptidase: MNTDTSPPARLPADPLPRHLDLLHRRWTDALGHHHFDCAVIAAGQSRPYFLDDQAPPFRANPHFQQWFPSDACEGSLLLIRPGQRPRLFFLKPDDYWHQPPELPEWAHAHFEISEHADAADVEQAALASAAGAGRHCAWISEQPVANQHSGQLNPQGLLDELHYLRACKSDFEIGCMREATRSAVLGHEAARALFESGRLVSEFELNLAYLAGAATTAGELPYASIVALNQHAGVLHYQHYDRQPPATARSFLIDAGARCNGYASDITRTYAAHLPPAPEIFHDLLKAMNAAQLDLIATIRPGLSFLELHIDMHRRLATILTDSGILRCSATSAFESGLTESFFPHGLGHLIGLQTHDVGGQQKNPAGDRQPPPENYPSLRLTRTLTPGTVVTIEPGLYFIPKLLDALKAGPQRNAVNWPALESLRPCGGIRIEDNVLITEKGTDNLTRTAFQQVQAQQ, encoded by the coding sequence ATGAATACAGACACTTCCCCGCCAGCCCGGCTGCCTGCAGACCCGCTGCCCCGGCACCTCGACCTCCTGCACCGGCGCTGGACGGATGCCCTGGGTCACCATCATTTCGACTGTGCCGTCATCGCGGCGGGCCAGAGCCGGCCTTACTTTCTGGACGACCAGGCACCCCCGTTCCGGGCCAACCCGCACTTTCAGCAGTGGTTCCCGAGTGACGCCTGCGAAGGCAGCCTGCTGCTGATCAGACCAGGGCAGCGGCCCCGGCTGTTTTTCCTGAAACCGGACGACTACTGGCACCAGCCCCCCGAGCTGCCCGAGTGGGCCCATGCGCATTTCGAGATCTCCGAGCATGCCGATGCCGCAGACGTTGAACAGGCAGCACTGGCCAGTGCTGCAGGCGCCGGCCGCCACTGCGCCTGGATCAGCGAGCAGCCCGTGGCCAACCAGCACTCCGGGCAGCTCAACCCGCAGGGACTGCTCGACGAGCTGCACTATCTGCGCGCCTGCAAGTCAGACTTCGAGATCGGCTGCATGCGTGAGGCGACCCGCAGCGCAGTGCTCGGCCACGAAGCGGCCCGCGCGCTTTTCGAATCCGGCCGCTTAGTGAGTGAGTTCGAGCTCAATCTCGCCTATCTGGCTGGCGCCGCCACCACTGCGGGAGAGCTGCCTTACGCCAGCATCGTTGCGCTGAATCAGCATGCGGGTGTACTGCACTATCAGCACTACGATCGCCAGCCGCCAGCCACCGCCCGCAGCTTCCTGATCGATGCCGGCGCCCGCTGCAACGGTTATGCCTCCGATATCACCCGCACCTATGCAGCGCACCTGCCGCCAGCCCCGGAAATCTTCCACGATCTTCTCAAGGCCATGAACGCAGCCCAGCTCGACCTCATAGCCACGATCCGACCGGGTCTCAGCTTCCTCGAACTGCACATCGACATGCACCGTCGTCTGGCCACTATCCTCACGGACAGCGGCATACTCCGCTGCTCGGCGACGAGCGCATTCGAGTCCGGACTGACCGAGAGCTTTTTCCCCCATGGTCTCGGCCATCTCATCGGCCTGCAGACCCACGATGTCGGCGGCCAGCAGAAAAACCCTGCGGGGGATCGTCAGCCGCCGCCTGAAAACTATCCTTCGCTGCGACTCACCAGAACCCTGACTCCAGGCACCGTGGTGACCATAGAACCCGGTCTCTACTTCATTCCGAAACTGCTCGATGCTCTGAAGGCCGGTCCGCAGCGCAATGCGGTGAACTGGCCCGCACTCGAGAGCCTGCGTCCCTGTGGCGGTATCCGCATCGAAGACAACGTCCTGATCACCGAGAAGGGCACCGACAACCTGACCCGGACAGCCTTCCAGCAGGTACAGGCGCAGCAATGA